The Engystomops pustulosus chromosome 1, aEngPut4.maternal, whole genome shotgun sequence genome has a window encoding:
- the LOC140119438 gene encoding uncharacterized protein yields the protein MGKNLPKPLDSPDHPVRLQGRISPYSPTTFSEPKSARKSNSPSLDQHPTIASDGCDCSSPGDRKRGRILFPSLFDKKTQWVLPSNYKSKKTKQIYKVQTLQDGVDKVSDPLDRKKLFSLYDRSKRRVLSRPYLPGSPKIPKIHSSFPGGKNTSFSVQSPTIRDLFGTPYFYKNYGRGSGPPKIEGHNYSSLPRRPSSSCKDQIRPKDPPSVSHRSPPGLRLGHKQEKIRFKTRDGEKISRGKTRFREAEFFPTVRKDPKNKGKHKSLPEERVVQHSSSSESSGPSDVLYPVRVLGSKPHKDYAGLDYPGVGQKPSTSRPQGSTVSSGRATSKAYGLDPERAYLMTKGLSTGVIDTIQASRKPVTNAIYAKIWKKFCTWCGDYPPSPENPNLGQILDFLQAGFSLGLKPSTLKVQISALSIYFDLPLADHRWIRRFIKGCSRIKPRIHNPVPSWDLSLVLNILTEPPFEPLDSANIKILTFKTIFLIAITTARRLGEIQALSRREPFLNILDDKIILKLDPLFLPKVVSEFHRKQEIILPSFCANPKSERERKWQTLDVRRCVLFYLEATKEWCKDSSLLVNFGGKNRGLKASKATLARWIKSTISLCYKTTNTSLPGDIKAHSTRAMATSWAEKRGASLDQICRAATWSSSSTFAKHYRLDIASQEDLAFGRKILQAVVPPK from the exons ATgggaaaaaatctgccaaaaccCTTGGATTCTCCAGACCATCCAGTCAGGTTACAGGGTagaatttctccatattccccCACAACATTTTCAGAACCCAAATCTGCCAGAAAGTCAAACTCTCCATCTCTGGACCAACATCCAACAATTGCTTCGGATGGATGTGATTGTTCCAGTCCAGGAGATAGAAAAaggggaaggattttattcccctctctttttgataaaaaaacccaatgggtcttaccgtctaattataaatctaaaaaaactaaacaaatttaTAAAGTACAAACACTTCAAGATGGAGTCGATAAAGTCAGCGACCCCCTTgataggaaaaaattattttctttgtacGATCGATCTAAAAGACGCGTACTATCACGTCCCTATTTGCCAGGATCACCAAAAATACCTAAGATTCACAGTTCGTTCCCCGGggggaaaaatacttcattttcagTTCAAAGCCCTACCATTCGGGATCTCTTCGGCACCccgtatttttacaaaaattatggcagaggtAGTGGCCCACCTAAGATTGAAGGGCATAATTATAGTTCCTTACCTAGACGACCTTCTTCTAGTTGCAAAGACCAAATCAGACCTAAAGACCCACCTTCAGTTAGTCATAGGTCTCCTCCAGGACTTAGGTTGGGTCATAAACAGGAAAAAATCAGATTTAAAACCAGAGATGGTGAAAAAATTTCTAGGGGTAAAACTAGATTCCGTGAAGCAGAGTTCTTTCCTACCGttagaaaagatccaaaaaataaaggaaaacataAGTCTCTTCCAGAGGAAAGAGTCGTGCAGCATTCGAGCAGCTCTGAGTCTTCTGGGCCTTCTGACGTCCTGTATCCAGTGCGTGTCTTGGGCTCAAAACCACACAAGGACTATGCAGGCTTGGACTATCCGGGTGTGGGACAAaaaccctctacatctagaccacaAG GGTCCACTGTTTCATCAGGACGTGCGACATCTAAAGCTtacggcctggatcctgagagggcaTACCTAATGACCAAAGGCCTTTCTACCGGAGTGATCGACACTATtcaagcaagcaggaaaccagtgactaacgctatttatgccaagatctggaaaaaattctGTACTTGGTGTGGGGattatcctccttctccagaaaaTCCAAACTTAGGCCAAATTTTAGATTTCTTACAGGCTGGGTTTTCTCTAGGTCTTAAACCAAGCACCCTTAAGGTCCAGATTTCGGCTTTAAGTATATATTTTGACCTTCCCTTAGCAGATCACAGATGGATCAGGAGATTCATTAAGGGCTGTTCCCGTATTAAACCACGTATACACAACCCAGTCCCTTCTTGGGATCTCTCTCTGGTCCTGAATATtctcacagagcccccctttgagCCTCTGGATTCTGCAAACATAAAAATCCTCACATTTAAAACTATCTTCCTGATAGCAATTACCACAGCACGCAGATTGGGTGAAATCCAGGCCCTCTCTCGCAGAGAACCCTTTTTAAATATCTTAGATGACAAAATAATTCTCAAACtagatcccctcttcctccctaAAGTTGTGTCTGAATTCCACCGTAAACaggaaattattcttccctccTTCTGTGCTAATCCTAAATCTGAACGGGAAAGGAAGTGGCAAACCTTAGATGTTAGGAGATGTGTTCTCTTTTACTTAGAAGCAACAAAAGAGTGGTGTAAAGATTCCAGTTTACTAGTTAACTTTGGGGGAAAGAATAGAGGGTTGAAAGCCTCAAAGGCAACCTTAGCCAGATGGATAAAATCCACTATATCTCTCTGCTACAAGACCACAAACACTTCCCTTCCGGGGGatattaaagcccattccactagggccatggcGACATCCTGGGCCGAAAAAAGGGGTGCATCTCTGGACCAAATATGCCGAGCAGCAACGTGGTCAAGTTCCTCGACATTTGCAAAGCACTATCGGTTGGATATTGCCTCCCAGGAGGACCTGGCATTCGGCAGGAAAATCCTGCAGGCGGTagtccctcccaaataa